A genome region from Tolypothrix sp. PCC 7712 includes the following:
- a CDS encoding response regulator yields the protein MRILIVEDDCSLAQAVAVVLTQQHYVVDIAADGQEAWEFVNVCNYDLILLDIVLPKLDGISLCQQLRQQGYQMLILLLTAKDTKTDKVMGLDAGADDYVVKPFDFQELSARIRALLRRGNSSLPPVLEWGGLRLDPSSFEVTYDSQTLHLTAKEFSILELFLRNNQRVYSRSAIVDLLWGAEEDPPAANTIKSHIKSLRQKLKAAGANYDFIETVYGMGYRLKPSCQEIETEATQEQQQTLLAAVAQAREAFKAKVGSRIAVLEQVVDSYRQGILDSQMLQQAEQEAHKLVGSLGSFGFIEGSQLAEEIEDLLAGKAFISVSQCLRLDQLVMQLQQEFYLTPVEVVHSEARQNLLLIVSKDAEVVEPLVKEAATEGMAVKIVNHLGALDDAIAFSNPNAILLDLNVSDSTQDSLNFVKELSRRSPAIPTLVITDKNNFLERVEVARAGGCSFLQKSVSPQQILQAITQVIQPTQITGARIMVVDDEPKVLTDIQKHLAPWGVNLNTLKDSRRFWEIFLEFAPDLLILDVDMPDINGIDICQVVRNEPDFNSLPVLFLVDTFAADIVEQLFVVGADDCLSKPIVGSKLINRIFNHLKRT from the coding sequence ATGAGAATTCTCATAGTTGAAGATGATTGTTCCCTGGCTCAAGCTGTTGCAGTAGTTCTTACTCAACAACATTATGTAGTTGATATTGCTGCTGATGGACAAGAGGCTTGGGAGTTTGTAAATGTCTGTAACTATGATTTAATTTTGCTCGATATAGTTCTGCCTAAGCTAGATGGTATTAGCCTTTGTCAACAATTACGACAACAAGGCTATCAAATGCTGATTCTGCTTTTAACTGCAAAAGATACCAAGACTGATAAAGTTATGGGTTTAGATGCAGGAGCAGATGATTATGTTGTTAAACCTTTCGATTTTCAAGAGTTATCGGCTCGGATTCGCGCTTTACTTCGTCGGGGAAATTCTTCTTTACCTCCGGTTTTAGAATGGGGAGGTTTACGTCTAGATCCGAGTAGTTTTGAAGTAACTTATGATAGTCAAACTCTACATTTAACTGCAAAAGAATTTAGTATTTTAGAACTTTTTTTACGCAACAATCAGCGCGTATATAGTCGGAGTGCAATTGTAGACTTACTGTGGGGTGCGGAAGAAGATCCACCAGCAGCAAATACTATTAAGTCTCATATTAAAAGTCTGCGGCAAAAACTCAAAGCAGCAGGCGCTAACTATGATTTTATTGAAACGGTTTATGGTATGGGTTATCGCTTAAAACCCTCATGCCAGGAAATCGAGACGGAAGCAACACAAGAGCAGCAGCAAACTTTGTTAGCAGCGGTTGCTCAGGCGCGAGAGGCTTTCAAAGCTAAAGTTGGCTCGCGCATTGCTGTATTAGAGCAAGTAGTCGATAGTTACAGACAAGGTATCCTTGACAGTCAAATGCTTCAGCAAGCAGAACAAGAAGCTCATAAGCTAGTTGGTTCTTTGGGAAGTTTTGGCTTTATTGAGGGTTCACAATTAGCCGAGGAAATAGAAGATTTACTTGCAGGTAAAGCATTTATCTCTGTATCACAGTGTTTACGTTTAGATCAACTCGTGATGCAGTTACAACAGGAGTTTTATCTAACTCCTGTTGAGGTAGTACATAGTGAAGCTCGTCAAAATCTGCTATTGATAGTGAGCAAGGATGCAGAAGTAGTAGAACCTTTGGTTAAAGAAGCTGCAACTGAGGGAATGGCAGTGAAGATTGTGAATCATCTTGGTGCTTTAGATGATGCGATCGCATTTTCAAACCCCAATGCAATTTTACTTGACTTGAATGTTAGCGATAGCACTCAAGATAGTTTAAATTTTGTCAAGGAGTTGTCTAGGCGATCGCCTGCAATACCTACATTAGTAATTACAGACAAGAATAATTTTCTTGAGCGTGTCGAAGTAGCGCGTGCTGGCGGATGCTCTTTTTTGCAGAAATCGGTGTCACCCCAGCAAATTTTACAGGCGATTACTCAAGTCATACAACCAACTCAGATTACTGGCGCGAGAATCATGGTTGTTGATGATGAACCAAAAGTTTTAACTGATATCCAAAAACATTTGGCACCTTGGGGAGTGAACTTAAATACCTTGAAAGATTCCCGACGCTTTTGGGAAATTTTCTTAGAATTTGCTCCCGATTTATTGATTTTAGATGTAGATATGCCTGATATTAATGGCATCGACATTTGTCAGGTAGTCCGTAATGAACCTGACTTTAACTCATTACCAGTATTGTTTTTAGTTGATACTTTTGCAGCAGATATTGTTGAGCAGTTATTTGTAGTTGGTGCTGATGATTGTCTGAGTAAGCCTATCGTAGGTTCAAAACTCATCAACCGCATTTTTAACCATCTAAAACGGACTTAA
- a CDS encoding cbb3-type cytochrome c oxidase subunit I, producing the protein MIGARDMAFPRLNAVAFWMVPVVGILLMASFFVPGGPAQAGWWAYPPVSLQNPTGNLINGQVVWLLAVAISGVSSIMGAVNFVTTIVKMRAPGMGFFKMPLFVWAVFSAQIIQLFGLPALTAGAVMLLLDLTAGTAFFDPSKGGNPVMFQHYFWFYSHPAVYVIILPIFGIFSEIFPVYSRKPLFGYKVVAISSLLIAVVSAIVWVHHLYVSGTPAWMRMLFMVTTMLVSVPTGIKVFAWVATIWGGKMRLTTPMLFALGALIMFVFAGIVGIMLSSVPVDVHVNNTYFVVGHFHYVLFGTVTMGLYAAIYHWFPKMTGRMYYESWGKLHFWLTFIGTNLNFLPMHPLGLQGMLRRISSYAPEYEFWNIIASLGSFLLGMSTLPFIFNMVVSWMHGQKAPANPWRAIGLEWLVASPPPVENFEEIPIVISEPYGYGKSEPLTANIQAPSDSAYKPFA; encoded by the coding sequence ATGATTGGGGCACGAGACATGGCCTTTCCCCGCCTCAACGCCGTTGCTTTTTGGATGGTGCCGGTAGTCGGGATTCTTTTGATGGCTAGCTTCTTTGTTCCTGGCGGCCCTGCCCAAGCTGGTTGGTGGGCTTATCCCCCAGTTAGTTTGCAAAACCCCACAGGTAACTTAATTAATGGTCAAGTTGTCTGGTTATTAGCGGTAGCAATATCTGGTGTCTCCTCAATTATGGGGGCAGTTAACTTTGTCACCACCATCGTTAAGATGCGGGCACCAGGTATGGGCTTTTTTAAAATGCCCCTATTCGTTTGGGCAGTATTTAGTGCCCAAATTATCCAACTTTTTGGTCTACCTGCCTTGACAGCTGGTGCCGTCATGTTGCTACTAGACCTCACTGCTGGCACAGCCTTTTTTGACCCCAGCAAAGGCGGGAACCCAGTCATGTTTCAACACTACTTCTGGTTCTATTCCCACCCTGCCGTTTATGTGATCATTCTGCCCATCTTCGGCATCTTCTCCGAAATCTTCCCTGTTTATAGCCGCAAACCTTTATTTGGTTACAAAGTAGTTGCAATTTCCTCTTTGTTAATTGCAGTCGTTAGCGCCATTGTTTGGGTACACCATTTGTATGTCAGTGGTACACCAGCTTGGATGCGGATGCTGTTCATGGTAACCACAATGTTGGTATCTGTACCGACTGGCATTAAGGTGTTTGCTTGGGTAGCAACAATTTGGGGTGGAAAGATGCGCTTAACTACACCCATGCTATTTGCCTTGGGTGCATTAATCATGTTCGTCTTCGCAGGTATCGTTGGCATTATGCTTTCCTCAGTACCTGTGGATGTGCATGTCAATAACACCTATTTCGTAGTTGGTCACTTCCACTATGTCCTATTCGGAACAGTGACAATGGGCTTGTATGCAGCCATCTACCACTGGTTCCCCAAAATGACCGGACGGATGTACTACGAAAGCTGGGGCAAATTGCACTTCTGGTTAACATTCATTGGTACTAACCTCAACTTCTTACCCATGCACCCATTAGGATTGCAAGGGATGTTACGCCGGATTTCTTCCTACGCACCAGAGTATGAATTCTGGAATATCATTGCTAGTCTTGGCTCATTCCTCTTAGGAATGTCTACCTTGCCCTTCATTTTCAATATGGTAGTTTCCTGGATGCATGGTCAAAAAGCACCTGCTAATCCTTGGCGCGCTATTGGTTTGGAATGGTTGGTTGCTTCTCCACCACCAGTAGAAAACTTTGAAGAAATCCCTATCGTCATCAGCGAACCCTACGGCTACGGTAAGTCTGAACCATTGACTGCTAACATTCAGGCCCCGTCTGATTCCGCCTACAAGCCGTTCGCTTGA
- a CDS encoding heme-copper oxidase subunit III, whose translation MDSYLTSGESHHISGEHTHDEEGNKMFGFIVFLLSESVIFLSFFAGYIVYKITTPNWLPAGVSGLEIKDPAINTVILVSSSFVIYLAERALQRHDLLKFRLFLAATMAMGSYFLLGQALEWHSLAFGFTSGVFGGMFYLLTGFHGLHVLTGILLQSIILVRSFNPGNYDTGHFGVNATSLFWHFVDVIWIVLFILIYIWQ comes from the coding sequence ATGGACAGTTATCTCACTTCTGGGGAGTCTCATCACATAAGTGGTGAACATACCCACGACGAAGAAGGCAATAAGATGTTTGGCTTCATCGTCTTCTTGCTATCAGAAAGTGTTATTTTCCTGAGCTTTTTCGCTGGATATATTGTTTACAAAATCACGACTCCTAACTGGCTACCGGCTGGTGTCTCTGGATTAGAAATTAAAGACCCCGCAATCAATACAGTGATTCTGGTTTCCAGTAGTTTCGTGATTTACTTGGCCGAACGTGCTTTGCAACGTCACGACTTACTGAAATTTCGTCTGTTTCTTGCAGCTACAATGGCTATGGGTAGCTACTTTTTATTAGGACAGGCACTTGAATGGCACAGCCTCGCCTTTGGTTTTACTTCTGGCGTTTTCGGTGGGATGTTCTATTTGCTTACAGGCTTTCACGGTTTGCACGTACTTACCGGGATTTTGCTACAGTCGATTATTCTGGTACGCTCTTTTAATCCAGGTAATTATGATACTGGTCACTTTGGTGTCAATGCAACTTCATTGTTTTGGCACTTTGTTGATGTGATCTGGATTGTGTTGTTTATTCTGATTTACATTTGGCAGTAA
- a CDS encoding peptidoglycan-binding domain-containing protein, with protein MNTQFMRSKILRVSLFSALVLGVLPVSMTPARGQTSSTLTNIIADGKLTEYSPSTAPILVRGTVTPALRDVQIFLKQQGFYNGAIDGIYGPNTYSAVITFQRSRNLTADGRIGQNTWEALLDAYNRNTPVNSNNLSQYSPNTAPILTIGSQGQAVKDIQAFLKQQGYYTGAVDGIYGSATAASVEAFQQRDANLQNDGIVGRNTWSTILDTVS; from the coding sequence ATGAATACTCAATTTATGCGTTCAAAAATTCTTAGAGTTAGCTTGTTCTCAGCATTGGTGTTAGGAGTGCTACCTGTTAGTATGACACCAGCTAGAGGACAAACAAGCTCTACACTTACCAACATCATAGCTGATGGTAAACTCACTGAATATTCACCATCAACTGCACCTATACTTGTTCGTGGTACTGTGACACCGGCGCTCAGAGATGTACAAATCTTCCTGAAGCAGCAAGGATTTTACAATGGAGCGATTGATGGGATATATGGGCCTAATACATATTCTGCCGTAATCACATTTCAGCGATCGCGTAATTTAACTGCCGATGGTCGAATTGGCCAAAACACTTGGGAGGCATTGCTGGATGCCTATAATCGCAACACTCCTGTCAATTCTAATAACCTCAGCCAATACTCGCCAAACACTGCACCTATTCTGACGATTGGTAGCCAGGGTCAAGCTGTTAAGGATATCCAAGCATTTCTGAAACAGCAAGGGTATTATACAGGTGCAGTTGATGGCATATATGGTTCTGCAACTGCTGCATCTGTAGAAGCATTCCAGCAACGTGATGCCAATTTACAAAATGATGGCATTGTTGGTCGAAATACTTGGAGTACCATCCTAGATACTGTAAGTTAG
- a CDS encoding response regulator, which translates to MKTQQILVIDDEDDIRQLIQTCLEIMGGWNVLTATSGSQGLLLAQSSQPDAILLDLMMPEMDGLTTFQKLQANQLTKHIPVILLTAKGRTSEQHLFIQMGIKGIISKPFNPQKLAVQVAAALQ; encoded by the coding sequence ATGAAAACTCAACAAATTTTAGTCATTGATGATGAAGATGACATCCGTCAATTGATTCAGACTTGTCTAGAAATCATGGGGGGCTGGAATGTTTTGACAGCTACTTCAGGTAGTCAAGGATTACTCTTAGCTCAGTCATCTCAACCCGATGCCATCCTGTTGGATTTAATGATGCCTGAGATGGATGGTTTGACAACTTTTCAAAAGCTACAAGCTAATCAACTAACTAAACATATCCCGGTAATTTTATTAACAGCTAAAGGACGTACATCTGAGCAGCATTTATTTATTCAAATGGGCATTAAAGGCATCATCAGTAAGCCATTCAATCCTCAGAAATTAGCTGTTCAAGTAGCAGCAGCTTTGCAATAG
- a CDS encoding DUF2254 domain-containing protein, with protein MKNVKLSKLWDQLHSSYWFIPAVMAVAATALAFIMLSLDRSGNADINYWWIYTGGADGARSLLEAVAGSMVSVAATAFSITIVALQLAASNFGPRLLRNFMQDTGNQLALGTFISTFIYCLLVLRTIHGEGDGYSLFVPQLSVTVGILLAIISIGVLIYFIHHASTIIQASHIIINVSDDLDKTIERLFPEKVGEGQTEQDATESIPTSFEEESYPIPGIKTGYLQAIDDAEIMNIACKYNLLIRLETRPGKFVVRGSDLVRVFPEERVKAKLVKQINDAFILGIERTEQQDIEFPIVQLVEIALRAISPGINDPFTAIRCIDRLSAGFCHLVQRDFPSPYRYDQNQKLRIIAPGTNFTGLLDRAFNQIRQYGKSDVGVTIRLLEAIETIANYTNNRQYCTSLKRHADMILQDSREGLLQEQDRQDVERQYHAVIKALDYNKAIKNWNFIEHKSKR; from the coding sequence ATGAAAAACGTTAAGTTAAGCAAGCTTTGGGATCAACTGCACTCAAGCTACTGGTTTATTCCCGCAGTCATGGCGGTGGCGGCTACAGCTTTGGCGTTCATTATGCTCAGTCTTGACCGTTCTGGCAATGCAGATATTAATTACTGGTGGATTTATACTGGTGGTGCAGATGGAGCGCGATCGCTTTTGGAAGCTGTAGCAGGTTCGATGGTAAGTGTTGCGGCTACAGCCTTTTCAATTACAATCGTTGCCCTGCAGCTGGCTGCGTCAAATTTTGGCCCCCGATTACTACGTAATTTTATGCAAGATACGGGTAATCAATTGGCGCTAGGCACATTTATTAGTACGTTTATTTACTGCTTGCTGGTACTGCGGACAATTCATGGAGAAGGGGACGGATACAGTCTATTTGTGCCGCAACTATCTGTGACAGTCGGTATTTTACTAGCAATTATTAGCATTGGTGTCCTGATTTATTTTATCCATCATGCTTCAACTATTATTCAGGCATCTCACATCATTATCAATGTCAGTGATGATTTAGATAAAACAATCGAGCGCCTGTTTCCAGAAAAAGTTGGAGAAGGTCAAACCGAACAAGATGCTACTGAATCAATTCCCACTTCTTTTGAAGAGGAATCATACCCTATTCCAGGGATAAAAACAGGTTATCTGCAAGCTATAGATGATGCAGAAATTATGAATATTGCTTGCAAGTATAATCTGCTGATTCGCTTGGAAACTCGACCAGGAAAATTTGTAGTTAGAGGTAGCGATTTAGTTAGAGTTTTTCCAGAAGAAAGAGTGAAGGCCAAACTTGTCAAACAAATCAATGATGCTTTTATTTTAGGTATAGAACGTACAGAGCAACAAGATATAGAATTTCCCATCGTTCAATTAGTAGAAATTGCCTTGCGTGCCATCTCTCCTGGCATCAACGATCCATTTACAGCAATTCGTTGTATTGACAGACTCAGTGCAGGTTTTTGTCATTTAGTTCAAAGGGATTTTCCATCACCTTACCGCTACGATCAAAACCAAAAACTACGCATTATTGCTCCAGGAACTAATTTTACAGGATTACTCGATCGTGCCTTTAACCAAATTCGGCAGTATGGTAAATCGGATGTAGGAGTAACTATTAGGTTGTTAGAAGCTATAGAAACTATTGCTAACTATACAAACAATCGCCAATATTGTACATCCCTCAAGCGTCATGCTGACATGATTTTGCAAGATAGTCGAGAAGGACTTTTACAAGAGCAAGACCGCCAAGATGTAGAGCGACAGTATCATGCAGTAATTAAAGCTTTAGACTACAACAAAGCGATTAAAAATTGGAATTTTATAGAACATAAGAGCAAAAGATGA
- a CDS encoding general stress protein, producing MTTQQYKRAVGTFPSRQAAEEALNELRNSGFSMDRVSVLAKDTEQNEQIAGTQVRDTSDNEAREGAGAGAVTGTVLGGVGGLLVGLGSLVVPGAGPFLAAGTFATTLAGAGIGAAAGGIIGALTGLGIPEEEARSYGDRVSQGDYLVMVEGFGDEIERAGSILRSRGVRDWRTYNISNAPDRTPSRADQMYGDRQRTVDTPATSNDSPVEIVDKRQQMR from the coding sequence ATGACAACTCAACAATATAAACGTGCAGTTGGTACATTTCCTAGCCGACAAGCAGCCGAAGAAGCTTTAAATGAACTGCGAAACTCAGGTTTTTCAATGGATCGAGTTTCTGTATTGGCGAAAGATACAGAGCAGAACGAGCAAATTGCTGGTACTCAGGTGAGAGATACAAGTGATAATGAGGCACGAGAAGGTGCTGGTGCTGGTGCAGTCACAGGTACAGTTTTGGGGGGTGTTGGCGGTTTACTTGTCGGTCTTGGAAGTTTAGTGGTTCCAGGCGCAGGGCCATTTTTAGCAGCCGGAACCTTTGCAACTACTTTGGCTGGTGCTGGGATTGGCGCAGCAGCAGGCGGTATTATCGGAGCGCTAACTGGTTTAGGGATTCCTGAGGAAGAAGCCAGAAGTTATGGCGATCGCGTTTCCCAAGGTGACTATTTGGTAATGGTGGAAGGCTTTGGTGATGAAATTGAGCGTGCTGGTTCAATTCTCAGAAGTCGTGGGGTTCGTGATTGGAGAACATATAACATCTCTAATGCTCCCGATCGCACTCCTTCGAGAGCCGACCAGATGTATGGTGATCGCCAAAGAACTGTAGATACTCCCGCTACCAGCAATGATTCCCCAGTAGAAATTGTTGATAAGCGTCAACAGATGCGCTAA
- a CDS encoding ATP-binding protein, whose translation MQRLTRRSQILGYSIACFSVLLALLLTLLLWQLHRLNSIYPLFLAAVMVSSWYGGFQPGLVATFLSAIVCAYFLLPPFDSLAVSGFTVVGLVQFALVGLLISSLNSALRQARSQAQQNYEHLRQSQYKLKQSEERYRLLVEGVTNYAIFMLDPNGNFTTWNIGAERILGYQEAEIIGQSFEQIFSPAAIEQGVPQQILSTAITAGFYRDNRWHVRKDGTFFYAQCIITPLRDENGNLRGFSKIMQDITERKQAEEEREQLLLREQAARTEAEAANRSKDDFLAIVSHELRTPMTAIIGWVGMLQTGALDEARANLALETIERNANLQMQLIEDLLDISRIVRGELSLYIDLVDLVEVITDAIEVVQTLADAKNIQIETILDTSIAKISGDSDRLQQVVLNLLTNAIKFTPKGGRVEVRLSLIAELNSSDSALIEVKDTGQGISAEFLPHVFERFRQADSTHTRSNKGLGLGLAIAHHVVEVHGGTITAQSPGIGQGATFTVKLPIQSEQF comes from the coding sequence ATGCAGAGATTGACGCGGCGATCGCAAATTCTAGGCTATAGCATTGCCTGCTTCAGCGTTCTACTGGCTTTACTGCTGACACTGCTTCTATGGCAGCTACACAGGCTGAATTCTATTTATCCGTTATTTTTAGCTGCTGTGATGGTGAGTTCCTGGTATGGTGGCTTCCAGCCAGGATTGGTGGCTACTTTTTTGTCTGCAATCGTCTGCGCCTACTTCCTCTTACCGCCTTTCGATTCTCTGGCTGTTAGTGGGTTTACTGTAGTGGGGTTGGTTCAGTTTGCGTTAGTAGGATTGTTGATTAGCTCACTCAACTCTGCACTGCGCCAAGCGCGATCGCAAGCGCAGCAAAATTACGAGCATCTACGTCAAAGCCAGTATAAATTAAAACAAAGTGAAGAACGTTATCGCTTACTAGTAGAAGGAGTAACTAATTATGCAATTTTCATGCTAGATCCAAATGGTAACTTTACCACTTGGAATATTGGCGCAGAACGTATATTAGGTTATCAAGAAGCAGAAATTATTGGTCAATCTTTTGAGCAAATTTTTTCACCCGCAGCAATTGAGCAAGGAGTACCACAACAAATATTAAGCACAGCTATAACAGCAGGTTTTTATAGGGATAATCGCTGGCACGTTCGTAAAGATGGTACATTTTTCTATGCTCAGTGTATCATCACACCTTTACGAGATGAAAATGGCAATTTGCGCGGCTTCTCGAAAATTATGCAAGATATTACTGAGCGCAAACAAGCTGAAGAAGAACGAGAACAATTACTGTTAAGAGAACAAGCCGCACGCACCGAAGCAGAAGCCGCCAACCGTTCTAAGGATGATTTTTTAGCGATAGTTTCCCATGAATTACGTACCCCCATGACTGCAATTATTGGTTGGGTGGGGATGTTGCAAACAGGTGCATTAGATGAGGCTAGAGCTAATCTGGCACTGGAAACAATTGAGCGCAATGCTAACTTACAAATGCAACTGATTGAAGACTTACTTGATATTTCGCGGATTGTCAGAGGAGAACTTTCACTTTATATTGATTTGGTTGATTTAGTAGAAGTAATTACAGATGCAATAGAAGTTGTTCAAACATTAGCAGATGCTAAAAATATTCAAATTGAAACTATACTTGATACTTCTATCGCTAAAATTAGCGGTGATTCAGACCGCTTGCAACAAGTTGTATTAAATTTACTCACCAATGCCATTAAATTTACACCTAAGGGCGGTAGAGTTGAAGTGAGATTATCATTAATTGCTGAGTTAAATTCTTCTGACTCAGCACTCATTGAAGTGAAAGATACAGGCCAAGGTATTAGTGCTGAGTTTCTACCTCACGTATTTGAACGCTTTCGCCAAGCAGATAGTACTCATACTCGCTCAAATAAAGGATTAGGTTTAGGACTGGCGATCGCACATCATGTAGTAGAGGTGCATGGTGGTACAATTACCGCTCAAAGTCCAGGAATAGGACAAGGAGCGACATTTACAGTCAAGTTACCTATTCAATCTGAGCAATTTTGA
- a CDS encoding mechanosensitive ion channel family protein, whose translation MNAEISVVWKQIQEMLNGFIALLPNMVLALIVFVIFFLIARSIKKVVKRVTRNRRQARNLGLVLGRLAQGTTILIGLFIALSIVIPTFRAGDLVQLLGISGVAIGFAFRDILQNFLAGILILLTEPFQINDQIVFKNFEGTVENIETRATTIRTYDGRRIVIPNSELFTNSVTVNTAFESRRLEYDVGIGYGDDIDRAKQLIFQAMQSVDEVLSDPAPDVLVMELAESTVNIRARWWIKPPRRADDLTSRDRVLTAIKKTLTANGIDLPFPTQQILFHDQTEETDGDRQSQREGWPAGNREVPKPRRISYSLRLLAQKRSSNDGNGNIDSQFDEQ comes from the coding sequence ATGAATGCAGAAATATCCGTAGTTTGGAAGCAAATTCAAGAGATGCTCAATGGATTTATTGCACTGCTTCCAAATATGGTGTTGGCATTAATTGTCTTTGTCATCTTCTTTCTGATTGCTAGGTCAATTAAGAAAGTTGTCAAACGAGTAACAAGAAACCGTCGTCAAGCTCGCAACTTAGGATTAGTACTGGGGCGTTTAGCACAGGGGACAACAATTCTAATAGGACTATTCATCGCTCTATCAATTGTCATACCTACATTTAGAGCCGGTGATTTAGTGCAACTTTTAGGAATCAGTGGGGTAGCAATTGGTTTTGCCTTCCGCGATATTTTGCAGAACTTTTTAGCAGGAATTTTAATTTTACTCACTGAACCTTTTCAAATTAATGACCAAATAGTCTTTAAAAACTTTGAAGGAACTGTAGAAAATATTGAGACCCGCGCCACCACAATTAGAACTTATGATGGTCGGCGGATTGTGATTCCTAACTCCGAATTGTTCACCAATTCTGTGACTGTAAATACTGCCTTTGAAAGCCGTCGTTTAGAGTATGATGTCGGCATTGGTTATGGTGATGATATTGACCGAGCCAAGCAATTAATTTTCCAAGCAATGCAGAGTGTTGATGAGGTGTTGTCAGATCCTGCACCTGATGTATTGGTGATGGAATTAGCTGAAAGTACTGTGAATATCCGCGCCCGTTGGTGGATTAAACCACCCAGAAGAGCCGACGATCTGACTTCACGCGATCGCGTCCTCACTGCAATCAAGAAAACCCTCACCGCCAATGGTATAGATTTACCTTTCCCCACCCAACAAATTTTATTTCACGACCAAACCGAAGAGACAGATGGCGATCGCCAAAGTCAGCGTGAAGGGTGGCCGGCTGGTAATCGGGAAGTACCAAAGCCTCGCCGCATCAGTTATTCTCTGAGGTTACTGGCACAAAAACGTTCTTCTAATGACGGTAATGGCAACATAGATTCTCAATTTGACGAACAATGA